The sequence below is a genomic window from Oreochromis niloticus isolate F11D_XX linkage group LG3, O_niloticus_UMD_NMBU, whole genome shotgun sequence.
gccaggcgacGATGCAGACACGAAGGCCGGGCCAGGCGACGATGCAGACACGAAGGCCGGGCCAGGCGACGATGCAGACACGAAGGCCGGACCAGACGTGGATGAGGctaaagatgatgatgatgctgcaggtgtgggtgaggaagaagaggctgcagctggcgaagATGACGaggctgcaggcggcggcgtggagaCCGGAGACGGTGgcgctgctgcagctgctggtgcagccggtgatggagctgctgcagctgctggtgcaGCCGGTGATGGCGCCGCTGGTGCAGGCGGTGATGGCGCCGCTGGTGCAGGCGGTGATGGCGCCGCTGGTGCAGGCGGTGATGGCGCCGCTGGTGCTGCTGGTGAAGACGAAGAGGCTGCAGCTAGTGAAGATGCCTGAGACGATGGCGCTGCAGGCGGAGGCGTGGAAGCCGTAGGTGAATGCGCTGCAGACGAAGGCGGTGGCGGCGTGagagccggagacggaggcgctgcaggcggtgGCGGCGTGagagccggagacggaggcgctgcaggcggtgGCGGCGTGagagccggagacggaggcgctgcaggcggtgGCGGCGTGagagccggagacggaggcgctgcaggcggtgGCGGCGTGagagccggagacggaggcgctgcaggcggtcgcggcgtggaagccgaagacggaggcgctgcaggcggcggcttGAGAGCCGGAGATGGTGGCGGCGTGAGAGCCGGAGatggaggcgctgcaggcggcggcgtgggagccggagacggtggcgctgcaggcggtggcggcgtggaagccgaagacggaggcgctgcaggcggcggcttGAGAGCCGGAGATGGTGGTGGCGTGAGAGCCGGAGatggaggcgctgcaggcggcggcgtgggagCCGGAGACGGTGGCGCTGCAGGAAATGGCGATAGCTGGATGGGCTCCTCGGTCCCCCCAGCGAAAACAGGCTCAAAACCAGTGGGCATGGAAGCCCctggcacacacaaaacaaaaccagcaggcTTGTGGGCCTCTGGTACACGTGAAACAAAACCAGTAGGCACGTGGGCCTCTGGCACACACGAGGAGGGCTGTAGCTGCACAGAACCCTGACCCTGCTCAGGCAGTGACAGCCGGGTACAGTCCACAGCTGGCAACTTGgcctccaggggtccagagttaGCTGAGGGTTGTaacccagcctctggggaagccctggagCGAGTAACAGTCTCTAATGTTGTCAGCTTTAGAGGAACAGGTCCATTTTGAAACAGTTTGTCTCCCTGCTCAGAAACAGCGGTGGAAAAACAGTCCTTTAAGGGGTGCACGGGCATAGCTTCCCGTAGAGGGGCGAATGAAGATCGTGACTGAGCCATGGACTGAAATGTGGGTTGTAGTGATGCTAGTGGTGAAGGTGGCTGAGTGGCTGGCAGAACAGGTAATTGTGCTCCTAGGGAGGCTAACGGTTGAGCTACAGAATGGGAAGCAAATGGCTGTGCTACTGACTGGGGAGCTAATGGCTGAACACAAAACTGAGCTGGAGAGTGGCAATAAAGTCCAGGCTCGGATGGAGCGGCAGAGACACAGTCTTTAGGTTTAACAGAAGGTTTATAGACACCCACTTGGGAAGGGTCCGTTACCACAAAGGTAGGTAATCTACACAGACTGTCTCTCATCCCGCTCTGAATAGCCCCAGAAAATAAAGTCCCGGAATCTGGGGAAGCCAAAGCATCCCGCTCACTCACCGCAACTGGCTGCTCGGAAGGAAATGCAGGTGGGGGATGAAGTCCCAAATCCAAAAGGAGAAATTCCTGCTCCCACGGGTATAGCGAGCCCAAAAGCCAAGGGAGACCGGTCACCAGACGCTGTAGCCGCCTCTCTATAGCGCGCTGGGACTTGTAATCCTGGCTTTCCAGCCACAGGTCGATGAGCTCTTGAGTGGCATCGATGAGGTTCTCCCGTAGCTCTTTAGACGGGTTAAGTGCTGCTGGGTCCATCTTGTGGTTGCGTCGTACTGTCACGGCTCGGGGCAGCGGCCGTGTGAGGTGTGGAaggaggactcaaatgcagcgCTTATTAAGACGTGAGGGTGATTTATTACGAATACCAAACA
It includes:
- the LOC109196532 gene encoding proline-rich protein 36-like, with the protein product MDPAALNPSKELRENLIDATQELIDLWLESQDYKSQRAIERRLQRLVTGLPWLLGSLYPWEQEFLLLDLGLHPPPAFPSEQPVAVSERDALASPDSGTLFSGAIQSGMRDSLCRLPTFVVTDPSQVGVYKPSVKPKDCVSAAPSEPGLYCHSPAQFCVQPLAPQSVAQPFASHSVAQPLASLGAQLPVLPATQPPSPLASLQPTFQSMAQSRSSFAPLREAMPVHPLKDCFSTAVSEQGDKLFQNGPVPLKLTTLETVTRSRASPEAGLQPSANSGPLEAKLPAVDCTRLSLPEQGQGSVQLQPSSCVPEAHVPTGFVSRVPEAHKPAGFVLCVPGASMPTGFEPVFAGGTEEPIQLSPFPAAPPSPAPTPPPAAPPSPALTPPPSPALKPPPAAPPSSASTPPPPAAPPSPAPTPPPAAPPSPALTPPPSPALKPPPAAPPSSASTPRPPAAPPSPALTPPPPAAPPSPALTPPPPAAPPSPALTPPPPAAPPSPALTPPPPAAPPSPALTPPPPSSAAHSPTASTPPPAAPSSQASSLAAASSSSPAAPAAPSPPAPAAPSPPAPAAPSPIIIIFSLIHVWSGLRVCIVAWPGLRVCIVAWPGLRVCIVAWPGLLIGFIILACCFSCSILIIACCFSFSLAWPGLCRWMVVIADVDALLNKVVAATAFRVAGLRTSVAATAFRVDGLQITVAATAFRVAGLLNCPVLAFCVVGPQAGHLNYVSVSAPL